In Macaca fascicularis isolate 582-1 chromosome 15, T2T-MFA8v1.1, one genomic interval encodes:
- the ATOSB gene encoding atos homolog protein B isoform X4 — protein MRHVQAEPSPSSEPEAGPSQPPVRQGALQGGLLMGYSPAGGATSPGVYQVSIFSPPAGTSEPHRALKRQAPPTEGPRELKRGPGLGAREGLPPEEPSTVGLLGPEGLGLGLGVASQHFSHRGLCVVEQRSSVTSSWTSGTWSPPCPPSNASCNTLHTRDWASPDPGGHGSLGESPGPAPPGQLHTLDTDLHSLAQIGGPCPTKRRLLPAGEAPDVSSEEEGPAPRRRRGSLGHPTAANSSDAKATSFWSHLLPGPKEPVLDPTDCSPMGRRLKGARRLKLSPLRSLRKGPGLLSPPSASPVPTPAVSRTLLGNFEESLLRGRFAPSGHIEGFTAEIGASGSYCPQHVTLPVTVTFFDVSEQNAPAPFLGIVDLNPLGRKGYSVPKVGTIQVTLFNPNQTVVKMFLVTFDFSDMPAAHMTFLRHRLFLVPVGEEGNANPTHRLLCYLLHLRFRSSRSGRLSLHGDIRLLFSRRSLELDTGLPYELQAVTEAPHNPRYSPLP, from the exons ATGCGCCACGTGCAGGCGGAGCCGTCTCCATCCTCAGAGCCAGAGGCTGGCCCTTCACAGCCTCCAGTCAGGCAGGGGGCCCTCCAGGGTGGCCTGCTCATGGGCTACAGCCCAGCAGGGGGGGCGACATCCCCCGGGGTCTACCAGGTATCCATCTTTTCCCCTCCGGCTGGTACCTCTGAGCCTCACAGGGCCCTGAAACGACAAGCCCCACCCACTGAGGGTCCCCGGGAGCTGAAGAGAGGCCCTGGGCTGGGGGCCAGAGAGGGACTACCCCCGGAAGAACCATCTACTGTGGGGCTTTTGGGCCCAGAGGGACTGGGGCTGGGACTAGGTGTGGCCAGCCAGCATTTCTCCCACCGTGGCCTCTGTGTTGTGGAACAGAGAAGTAGTGTCACCTCATCTTGGACTTCAGGGACCTGGAGTCCCCCCTGCCCCCCATCAAATGCTTCCTGCAATACTTTGCACACCAGAGACTGGGCCTCCCCAGATCCAGGGGGACACGGGTCCCTGGGGGAGTCCCCAGGGCCAGCCCCTCCAGGCCAGCTGCACACACTTGACACTGATTTGCACAGTCTTGCACAAATAGGGG GCCCCTGCCCCACCAAGCGAAGGCTGCTTCCTGCTGGAGAAGCCCCAGATGTCAGCTCTGAGGAAGAGGGGCCAGCCCCCCGGAGGCGCCGGGGATCCCTGGGCCACCCTACTGCTGCCAACAGTTCTGATGCCAAAGCCACATCCTTCTGGAGCCACCTGCTGCCTGGGCCCAAAGAGCCTGTTTTG GACCCAACAGACTGCAGTCCCATGGGGCGGAGGCTGAAAGGAGCCCGTCGCCTGAAGCT GAGCCCCCTTCGAAGCCTCCGGAAGGGGCCAGGCCTGCTGAGCCCCCCCAGTGCCTCCCCTGTTCCTACCCCTGCTGTCAGCCGTACCCTGCTGGGCAACTTTGAG GAATCATTGCTGCGAGGACGTTTTGCACCATCTGGCCACATTGAGGGCTTCACAGCAGAAATTGGAGCTAGTGGGTCATACTGCCCCCAGCATGTCACGCTGCCTGTCACTGTCACATTCTTTGATGTTTCTGAGCAAAATGCCCCGGCTCCCTTCCTG GGCATCGTGGATCTGAACCCCCTGGGGAGGAAGGGTTACAGCGTGCCCAAGGTGGGCACCATCCAAGTG ACCTTATTTAACCCCAACCAGACTGTGGTAAAGATGTTCCTCGTGACCTTTGACTTCTCGGACATGCCTGCTGCCCACATGACCTTCCTTCGCCATCGCCTCTTTTTGGTGCCTGTGGGTGAGGAGGGAAATGCTAACCCCACCCACCGCCTCCTCTGCTACTTGCTGCACCTCAG GTTCCGGAGCTCCCGCTCAGGCCGCTTAAGCCTGCATGGAGATATCCGCCTGCTTTTTTCCCGCCGGAGCCTGGAGCTGGACACAGGGCTCCCTTACGAACTGCAGGCTGTGACCGAGGCCCCTCATAATCCACGTTATTCACCTTTGCCCTGA
- the ATOSB gene encoding atos homolog protein B isoform X1: MRHVQAEPSPSSEPEAGPSQPPVRQGALQGGLLMGYSPAGGATSPGVYQVSIFSPPAGTSEPHRALKRQAPPTEGPRELKRGPGLGAREGLPPEEPSTVGLLGPEGLGLGLGVASQHFSHRGLCVVEQRSSVTSSWTSGTWSPPCPPSNASCNTLHTRDWASPDPGGHGSLGESPGPAPPGQLHTLDTDLHSLAQIGGKSPVAGVGNGGSLWPRESPGTANGHSPEHTPPGPGPPGPCPTKRRLLPAGEAPDVSSEEEGPAPRRRRGSLGHPTAANSSDAKATSFWSHLLPGPKEPVLDPTDCSPMGRRLKGARRLKLSPLRSLRKGPGLLSPPSASPVPTPAVSRTLLGNFEESLLRGRFAPSGHIEGFTAEIGASGSYCPQHVTLPVTVTFFDVSEQNAPAPFLGIVDLNPLGRKGYSVPKVGTIQVTLFNPNQTVVKMFLVTFDFSDMPAAHMTFLRHRLFLVPVGEEGNANPTHRLLCYLLHLRDRVLLCCSGWSPTPGLKQSSHLDLPKHWNYRHELLRPAWILNLITLSSSGSGAPAQAA; the protein is encoded by the exons ATGCGCCACGTGCAGGCGGAGCCGTCTCCATCCTCAGAGCCAGAGGCTGGCCCTTCACAGCCTCCAGTCAGGCAGGGGGCCCTCCAGGGTGGCCTGCTCATGGGCTACAGCCCAGCAGGGGGGGCGACATCCCCCGGGGTCTACCAGGTATCCATCTTTTCCCCTCCGGCTGGTACCTCTGAGCCTCACAGGGCCCTGAAACGACAAGCCCCACCCACTGAGGGTCCCCGGGAGCTGAAGAGAGGCCCTGGGCTGGGGGCCAGAGAGGGACTACCCCCGGAAGAACCATCTACTGTGGGGCTTTTGGGCCCAGAGGGACTGGGGCTGGGACTAGGTGTGGCCAGCCAGCATTTCTCCCACCGTGGCCTCTGTGTTGTGGAACAGAGAAGTAGTGTCACCTCATCTTGGACTTCAGGGACCTGGAGTCCCCCCTGCCCCCCATCAAATGCTTCCTGCAATACTTTGCACACCAGAGACTGGGCCTCCCCAGATCCAGGGGGACACGGGTCCCTGGGGGAGTCCCCAGGGCCAGCCCCTCCAGGCCAGCTGCACACACTTGACACTGATTTGCACAGTCTTGCACAAATAGGGGGTAAGAGCCCAGTGGCTGGGGTGGGCAATGGGGGTAGCCTCTGGCCTAGGGAGTCCCCTGGCACTGCCAATGGGCACAGTCCCGAGCACACACCCCCTGGCCCTGGACCTCCAGGCCCCTGCCCCACCAAGCGAAGGCTGCTTCCTGCTGGAGAAGCCCCAGATGTCAGCTCTGAGGAAGAGGGGCCAGCCCCCCGGAGGCGCCGGGGATCCCTGGGCCACCCTACTGCTGCCAACAGTTCTGATGCCAAAGCCACATCCTTCTGGAGCCACCTGCTGCCTGGGCCCAAAGAGCCTGTTTTG GACCCAACAGACTGCAGTCCCATGGGGCGGAGGCTGAAAGGAGCCCGTCGCCTGAAGCT GAGCCCCCTTCGAAGCCTCCGGAAGGGGCCAGGCCTGCTGAGCCCCCCCAGTGCCTCCCCTGTTCCTACCCCTGCTGTCAGCCGTACCCTGCTGGGCAACTTTGAG GAATCATTGCTGCGAGGACGTTTTGCACCATCTGGCCACATTGAGGGCTTCACAGCAGAAATTGGAGCTAGTGGGTCATACTGCCCCCAGCATGTCACGCTGCCTGTCACTGTCACATTCTTTGATGTTTCTGAGCAAAATGCCCCGGCTCCCTTCCTG GGCATCGTGGATCTGAACCCCCTGGGGAGGAAGGGTTACAGCGTGCCCAAGGTGGGCACCATCCAAGTG ACCTTATTTAACCCCAACCAGACTGTGGTAAAGATGTTCCTCGTGACCTTTGACTTCTCGGACATGCCTGCTGCCCACATGACCTTCCTTCGCCATCGCCTCTTTTTGGTGCCTGTGGGTGAGGAGGGAAATGCTAACCCCACCCACCGCCTCCTCTGCTACTTGCTGCACCTCAG agacagagtcttgctatgttgctcaggctggtctccaactcctgggctcaagcagtcctcccacctggacctcccaaagcactggaattacaggcatgagctactgcgacCAGCCTGGATTCTTAATTTGATAACATTGTCCTCCTCAGGTTCCGGAGCTCCCGCTCAGGCCGCTTAA
- the ATOSB gene encoding atos homolog protein B isoform X2 — translation MRHVQAEPSPSSEPEAGPSQPPVRQGALQGGLLMGYSPAGGATSPGVYQVSIFSPPAGTSEPHRALKRQAPPTEGPRELKRGPGLGAREGLPPEEPSTVGLLGPEGLGLGLGVASQHFSHRGLCVVEQRSSVTSSWTSGTWSPPCPPSNASCNTLHTRDWASPDPGGHGSLGESPGPAPPGQLHTLDTDLHSLAQIGGKSPVAGVGNGGSLWPRESPGTANGHSPEHTPPGPGPPGPCPTKRRLLPAGEAPDVSSEEEGPAPRRRRGSLGHPTAANSSDAKATSFWSHLLPGPKEPVLDPTDCSPMGRRLKGARRLKLSPLRSLRKGPGLLSPPSASPVPTPAVSRTLLGNFEESLLRGRFAPSGHIEGFTAEIGASGSYCPQHVTLPVTVTFFDVSEQNAPAPFLGIVDLNPLGRKGYSVPKVGTIQVTLFNPNQTVVKMFLVTFDFSDMPAAHMTFLRHRLFLVPVGEEGNANPTHRLLCYLLHLRFRSSRSGRLSLHGDIRLLFSRRSLELDTGLPYELQAVTEAPHNPRYSPLP, via the exons ATGCGCCACGTGCAGGCGGAGCCGTCTCCATCCTCAGAGCCAGAGGCTGGCCCTTCACAGCCTCCAGTCAGGCAGGGGGCCCTCCAGGGTGGCCTGCTCATGGGCTACAGCCCAGCAGGGGGGGCGACATCCCCCGGGGTCTACCAGGTATCCATCTTTTCCCCTCCGGCTGGTACCTCTGAGCCTCACAGGGCCCTGAAACGACAAGCCCCACCCACTGAGGGTCCCCGGGAGCTGAAGAGAGGCCCTGGGCTGGGGGCCAGAGAGGGACTACCCCCGGAAGAACCATCTACTGTGGGGCTTTTGGGCCCAGAGGGACTGGGGCTGGGACTAGGTGTGGCCAGCCAGCATTTCTCCCACCGTGGCCTCTGTGTTGTGGAACAGAGAAGTAGTGTCACCTCATCTTGGACTTCAGGGACCTGGAGTCCCCCCTGCCCCCCATCAAATGCTTCCTGCAATACTTTGCACACCAGAGACTGGGCCTCCCCAGATCCAGGGGGACACGGGTCCCTGGGGGAGTCCCCAGGGCCAGCCCCTCCAGGCCAGCTGCACACACTTGACACTGATTTGCACAGTCTTGCACAAATAGGGGGTAAGAGCCCAGTGGCTGGGGTGGGCAATGGGGGTAGCCTCTGGCCTAGGGAGTCCCCTGGCACTGCCAATGGGCACAGTCCCGAGCACACACCCCCTGGCCCTGGACCTCCAGGCCCCTGCCCCACCAAGCGAAGGCTGCTTCCTGCTGGAGAAGCCCCAGATGTCAGCTCTGAGGAAGAGGGGCCAGCCCCCCGGAGGCGCCGGGGATCCCTGGGCCACCCTACTGCTGCCAACAGTTCTGATGCCAAAGCCACATCCTTCTGGAGCCACCTGCTGCCTGGGCCCAAAGAGCCTGTTTTG GACCCAACAGACTGCAGTCCCATGGGGCGGAGGCTGAAAGGAGCCCGTCGCCTGAAGCT GAGCCCCCTTCGAAGCCTCCGGAAGGGGCCAGGCCTGCTGAGCCCCCCCAGTGCCTCCCCTGTTCCTACCCCTGCTGTCAGCCGTACCCTGCTGGGCAACTTTGAG GAATCATTGCTGCGAGGACGTTTTGCACCATCTGGCCACATTGAGGGCTTCACAGCAGAAATTGGAGCTAGTGGGTCATACTGCCCCCAGCATGTCACGCTGCCTGTCACTGTCACATTCTTTGATGTTTCTGAGCAAAATGCCCCGGCTCCCTTCCTG GGCATCGTGGATCTGAACCCCCTGGGGAGGAAGGGTTACAGCGTGCCCAAGGTGGGCACCATCCAAGTG ACCTTATTTAACCCCAACCAGACTGTGGTAAAGATGTTCCTCGTGACCTTTGACTTCTCGGACATGCCTGCTGCCCACATGACCTTCCTTCGCCATCGCCTCTTTTTGGTGCCTGTGGGTGAGGAGGGAAATGCTAACCCCACCCACCGCCTCCTCTGCTACTTGCTGCACCTCAG GTTCCGGAGCTCCCGCTCAGGCCGCTTAAGCCTGCATGGAGATATCCGCCTGCTTTTTTCCCGCCGGAGCCTGGAGCTGGACACAGGGCTCCCTTACGAACTGCAGGCTGTGACCGAGGCCCCTCATAATCCACGTTATTCACCTTTGCCCTGA
- the ATOSB gene encoding atos homolog protein B isoform X3 produces MRHVQAEPSPSSEPEAGPSQPPVRQGALQGGLLMGYSPAGGATSPGVYQVSIFSPPAGTSEPHRALKRQAPPTEGPRELKRGPGLGAREGLPPEEPSTVGLLGPEGLGLGLGVASQHFSHRGLCVVEQRSSVTSSWTSGTWSPPCPPSNASCNTLHTRDWASPDPGGHGSLGESPGPAPPGQLHTLDTDLHSLAQIGGPCPTKRRLLPAGEAPDVSSEEEGPAPRRRRGSLGHPTAANSSDAKATSFWSHLLPGPKEPVLDPTDCSPMGRRLKGARRLKLSPLRSLRKGPGLLSPPSASPVPTPAVSRTLLGNFEESLLRGRFAPSGHIEGFTAEIGASGSYCPQHVTLPVTVTFFDVSEQNAPAPFLGIVDLNPLGRKGYSVPKVGTIQVTLFNPNQTVVKMFLVTFDFSDMPAAHMTFLRHRLFLVPVGEEGNANPTHRLLCYLLHLRDRVLLCCSGWSPTPGLKQSSHLDLPKHWNYRHELLRPAWILNLITLSSSGSGAPAQAA; encoded by the exons ATGCGCCACGTGCAGGCGGAGCCGTCTCCATCCTCAGAGCCAGAGGCTGGCCCTTCACAGCCTCCAGTCAGGCAGGGGGCCCTCCAGGGTGGCCTGCTCATGGGCTACAGCCCAGCAGGGGGGGCGACATCCCCCGGGGTCTACCAGGTATCCATCTTTTCCCCTCCGGCTGGTACCTCTGAGCCTCACAGGGCCCTGAAACGACAAGCCCCACCCACTGAGGGTCCCCGGGAGCTGAAGAGAGGCCCTGGGCTGGGGGCCAGAGAGGGACTACCCCCGGAAGAACCATCTACTGTGGGGCTTTTGGGCCCAGAGGGACTGGGGCTGGGACTAGGTGTGGCCAGCCAGCATTTCTCCCACCGTGGCCTCTGTGTTGTGGAACAGAGAAGTAGTGTCACCTCATCTTGGACTTCAGGGACCTGGAGTCCCCCCTGCCCCCCATCAAATGCTTCCTGCAATACTTTGCACACCAGAGACTGGGCCTCCCCAGATCCAGGGGGACACGGGTCCCTGGGGGAGTCCCCAGGGCCAGCCCCTCCAGGCCAGCTGCACACACTTGACACTGATTTGCACAGTCTTGCACAAATAGGGG GCCCCTGCCCCACCAAGCGAAGGCTGCTTCCTGCTGGAGAAGCCCCAGATGTCAGCTCTGAGGAAGAGGGGCCAGCCCCCCGGAGGCGCCGGGGATCCCTGGGCCACCCTACTGCTGCCAACAGTTCTGATGCCAAAGCCACATCCTTCTGGAGCCACCTGCTGCCTGGGCCCAAAGAGCCTGTTTTG GACCCAACAGACTGCAGTCCCATGGGGCGGAGGCTGAAAGGAGCCCGTCGCCTGAAGCT GAGCCCCCTTCGAAGCCTCCGGAAGGGGCCAGGCCTGCTGAGCCCCCCCAGTGCCTCCCCTGTTCCTACCCCTGCTGTCAGCCGTACCCTGCTGGGCAACTTTGAG GAATCATTGCTGCGAGGACGTTTTGCACCATCTGGCCACATTGAGGGCTTCACAGCAGAAATTGGAGCTAGTGGGTCATACTGCCCCCAGCATGTCACGCTGCCTGTCACTGTCACATTCTTTGATGTTTCTGAGCAAAATGCCCCGGCTCCCTTCCTG GGCATCGTGGATCTGAACCCCCTGGGGAGGAAGGGTTACAGCGTGCCCAAGGTGGGCACCATCCAAGTG ACCTTATTTAACCCCAACCAGACTGTGGTAAAGATGTTCCTCGTGACCTTTGACTTCTCGGACATGCCTGCTGCCCACATGACCTTCCTTCGCCATCGCCTCTTTTTGGTGCCTGTGGGTGAGGAGGGAAATGCTAACCCCACCCACCGCCTCCTCTGCTACTTGCTGCACCTCAG agacagagtcttgctatgttgctcaggctggtctccaactcctgggctcaagcagtcctcccacctggacctcccaaagcactggaattacaggcatgagctactgcgacCAGCCTGGATTCTTAATTTGATAACATTGTCCTCCTCAGGTTCCGGAGCTCCCGCTCAGGCCGCTTAA
- the ATOSB gene encoding atos homolog protein B isoform X5: MGRRLKGARRLKLSPLRSLRKGPGLLSPPSASPVPTPAVSRTLLGNFEESLLRGRFAPSGHIEGFTAEIGASGSYCPQHVTLPVTVTFFDVSEQNAPAPFLGIVDLNPLGRKGYSVPKVGTIQVTLFNPNQTVVKMFLVTFDFSDMPAAHMTFLRHRLFLVPVGEEGNANPTHRLLCYLLHLRFRSSRSGRLSLHGDIRLLFSRRSLELDTGLPYELQAVTEAPHNPRYSPLP; the protein is encoded by the exons ATGGGGCGGAGGCTGAAAGGAGCCCGTCGCCTGAAGCT GAGCCCCCTTCGAAGCCTCCGGAAGGGGCCAGGCCTGCTGAGCCCCCCCAGTGCCTCCCCTGTTCCTACCCCTGCTGTCAGCCGTACCCTGCTGGGCAACTTTGAG GAATCATTGCTGCGAGGACGTTTTGCACCATCTGGCCACATTGAGGGCTTCACAGCAGAAATTGGAGCTAGTGGGTCATACTGCCCCCAGCATGTCACGCTGCCTGTCACTGTCACATTCTTTGATGTTTCTGAGCAAAATGCCCCGGCTCCCTTCCTG GGCATCGTGGATCTGAACCCCCTGGGGAGGAAGGGTTACAGCGTGCCCAAGGTGGGCACCATCCAAGTG ACCTTATTTAACCCCAACCAGACTGTGGTAAAGATGTTCCTCGTGACCTTTGACTTCTCGGACATGCCTGCTGCCCACATGACCTTCCTTCGCCATCGCCTCTTTTTGGTGCCTGTGGGTGAGGAGGGAAATGCTAACCCCACCCACCGCCTCCTCTGCTACTTGCTGCACCTCAG GTTCCGGAGCTCCCGCTCAGGCCGCTTAAGCCTGCATGGAGATATCCGCCTGCTTTTTTCCCGCCGGAGCCTGGAGCTGGACACAGGGCTCCCTTACGAACTGCAGGCTGTGACCGAGGCCCCTCATAATCCACGTTATTCACCTTTGCCCTGA
- the STOML2 gene encoding stomatin-like protein 2, mitochondrial, translated as MLARAARGTGALLLRGSLQASGRAPRRASSGLPRNTVVLFVPQQEAWVVERMGRFHRILEPGLNILIPVLDRIRYVQSLKEIVINVPEQSAVTLDNVTLQIDGVLYLRIMDPYKASYGVEDPEYAVTQLAQTTMRSELGKLSLDKVFRERESLNASIVDAINQAADCWGIRCLRYEIKDIHVPPRVKESMQMQVEAERRKRATVLESEGTRESAINVAEGKKQAQILASEAEKAEQINQAAGEASAVLAKAKAKAEAIRILAAALTQHNGDAAASLTVAEQYVSAFSKLAKDSNTILLPSNPGDVTSMVAQAMGVYGALTKPPVPGTPDSVSSGNSRDVQGTDASLDEELDRVKMS; from the exons ATGCTGGCGCGCGCGGCGCGGGGCACTGGGGCCCTTTTGCTGAGG ggCTCTCTGCAGGCTTCTGGTCGCGCTCCGCGCCGCGCCTCCTCTGGATTGCCCCGAAACACCGTGGTACTGTTCGTGCCGCAGCAGGAGGCCTGGGTGGTGGAGCGAATGGGCCGATTCCACCGGATCCTGGAGCCT GGTTTGAACATCCTCATCCCTGTGTTAGACCGGATCCGATATGTGCAGAGTCTCAAGGAAATTGTCATCAACGTGCCTGAGCAGTCGGCTGTGACTCTCG ACAATGTAACTCTGCAAATTGATGGAGTCCTTTACCTGCGCATCATGGACCCTTACAAG GCAAGCTATGGTGTGGAGGACCCTGAGTATGCCGTCACCCAGCTAGCTCAAACAACCATGAGATCAGAGCTCGGCAAACTCTCTCTGGACAAAGTCTTCCGG GAACGGGAGTCCCTGAATGCCAGCATTGTGGATGCTATCAACCAAGCTGCTGACTGCTGGGGTATCCGCTGCCTCCGTTATGAGATCAAGGATATCCATGTGCCACCCCGGGTGAAAGAGTCTATGCAGATGCAG GTGGAGGCAGAGCGGCGGAAACGGGCCACAGTTCTAGAGTCTGAGGGGACCCGAGAGTCGGCCATCAATGTGGCAGAGGGGAAGAAACAGGCCCAGATCCTGGCCTCCGAAGCAGAAAAGGCTGAACAGATAAATCAGGCAGCAG GAGAGGCCAGTGCAGTTCTAGCCAAGGCCAAGGCTAAAGCTGAAGCTATTCGAATCCTGGCTGCAGCTCTGACACAACAT AATGGAGATGCAGCAGCTTCACTGACTGTGGCCGAGCAGTATGTCAGCGCGTTCTCCAAACTGGCCAAGGACTCCAACACTATCCTACTGCCCTCCAATCCCGGCGATGTcaccagcatggtggctcag GCCATGGGTGTCTATGGAGCCCTCACCAAACCCCCAGTGCCAGGGACTCCAGACTCGGTCTCCAGTGGGAACAGCAGAGATGTCCAGGGTACAGATGCAAGTCTTGATGAGGAACTTGATCGAGTCAAGATGAGTTAG